One Branchiostoma floridae strain S238N-H82 chromosome 1, Bfl_VNyyK, whole genome shotgun sequence genomic region harbors:
- the LOC118419591 gene encoding mediator of RNA polymerase II transcription subunit 29-like, with protein sequence MAGQQQQQQQQQQQTMEVDPVSKFKLLVPHLKESLVNLMRIAGQNLVHNAAIDNQLKSGDNPSQRVDKNLEEFYSTLDQIELNLRLAQECLTQHQESVRHAPLPVPIMSKPEPSGEGQTMPYGQFLGLARSQVTCAKEIHDALVRCADDLGGKR encoded by the exons ATGGCAGgccagcagcaacaacaacagcaacaacagcagcaaaCCATGGAAGTAGACCCCGTCTCCAAGTTCAAACTGCTGGTTCCACATTTAAAGGAGTCATTGGTG AATCTGATGAGGATAGCAGGGCAGAATCTTGTGCATAATGCAGCAATTGATAATCAGTT GAAAAGTGGCGATAACCCTTCACAAAGGGTGGACAAAAACCTTGAAGAATTCTATTCAACTCTTGATCAAATTGAGCTTAATTTG CGGCTTGCCCAGGAGTGCCTGACCCAACACCAGGAGAGTGTGCGCCACGCCCCGCTGCCCGTCCCCATCATGTCCAAACCTGAACCCAGCGGGGAGGGCCAGACCATGCCGTATGGACAGTTCCTGGGCCTGGCGAGGTCACAGGTCACATGTGCAAAGGAGATCCATGATGCTTTAGTGCGATGTGCAGATGACCTTGGCGGAAAAAGATAG
- the LOC118420676 gene encoding RNA polymerase II-associated factor 1 homolog — protein MICLNEARLLSFSTAYLDPLDEKLLEEDMSTPQDSKRSRHHAKNVSWLRRTEYISTEYNRFTPSSEKAETKIGHSIKKQFKEEDIYKDRESQIAAIEKTFEDVKTPITHHYSKGDRVQPLEVLEFFPDFENWAFPCAQVIFDTDPAPRGKSVPAAVEEMSQAMIRGMVDEEGDQFVGYFLPVEETVTKRKREEESEVDYMPEEEYDYMMAREYNWNVKNKSSRGYEENYFVVFKDDGVYYNELETRVRLSKRRAKGGQGIQSRTSRLVVKHRDFLEKESAAQQNRLMMLEPPVVEEEEEEEEEEAGINGDNELGVDVESGDERSGSEKEDDSDREEKSGSEAEGDDRMEEGSDKEGSDAGSGSESEAEDENKDEEEIFGSVSGSGSESEDGQKSDSGEDSD, from the exons ATGATATGTCTGAATGAGGCAAGACTTTTGTCCTTCTCCACAGCTTACCTGGATCCGTTAGATGAGAAGCTGCTAGAGGAGGACATGTCAACCCCACAGGACTCCAAGAG ATCCAGACATCACGCCAAGAACGTGTCGTGGTTGAGAAGAACAGAGTACATCTCCACAGAGTATAACAGGTTCACACCCAGCAGTGAAAAGGCAGAAACAAA GATTGGACATAGTATCAAGAAACAGTTCAAAGAGGAGGACATATACAAG GATAGGGAGAGTCAGATCGCAGCCATTGAAAAGACATTTGAAGATGTCAAGACTCCA ATCACACATCATTACAGCAAGGGAGACAGGGTGCAGCCACTGGAGGTGCTGGAGTTCTTCCCTGACTTTGAA AATTGGGCCTTCCCGTGCGCTCAGGTGATATTCGACACCGACCCGGCTCCCAGGGGAAAGTCTGTGCCTGCTGCAGTGGAGGAGATGTCACAAGCCATGATCAG AGGTATGGTTGATGAGGAGGGAGACCAGTTTGTGGGATATTTCCTGCCTGTGGAGGAGACTGTGACAAAGAGGAAGAGAGAGGAGGAGTCAGAAGTGGACTATATGCCAGAGGAAGA GTATGACTACATGATGGCTCGTGAGTACAACTGGAATGTGAAGAACAAGTCCAGCAGAGGCTACGAGGAGAACTACTTTGTGGTGTTCAAGGACGATGGCGTCTACTACAACGAGCTGGAGACAAG AGTGCGTCTGAGTAAGCGGAGAGCGAAGGGCGGGCAGGGCATCCAGTCCAGAACCTCCCGGCTGGTCGTCAAGCACAGGGACTTCCTGGAGAAAGAGAGCGCAGCTCAG CAAAATCGGCTGATGATGTTGGAGCCTCCAGTGgtggaagaagaggaggaagaggaggaggaagaggctGGCATCAACGGGGACAATGAACTAG GTGTTGATGTGGAGAGTGGAGACGAGCGGAGCGGGAGTGAGAAGGAAG ATGACAGTGATCGTGAAGAGAAGTCCGGCAGTGAGGCTGAGGGTGATGACAGGATGGAGGAGGGAAGCGACAAGGAGGGCAGCGATGCAGGGAGCGGGAGCGAGAGCGAGGCTGAAGATGAGAATAAGGATGAAGAAGAGATCTTTGGGAGCGTCAGTGGAAGTGGCAGTGAGAGTGAAGATGGTCAAAAGAGCGACTCTGGGGAGGATAGTGACTAA